From the Triticum urartu cultivar G1812 chromosome 4, Tu2.1, whole genome shotgun sequence genome, the window ACGGACCACCGTTTTTAACTTGTACTGATCAATATTTTTAATTAAACCAATCTTCCTTTGTAGAACGGACCATCGTTTTTGTTTGTACGGATCAGTTGTAGAACTTGGACGTCAATGTCACAGAATTAATTTGTGAGCTTCTCATGTTTCCTTCTGAAGTTGTTTTTTCCCTCGAACTTTATTGGCACCAAATTTTCTTTTTCGTGCCTCTCGAACTGATGCGAACTTTATTGGCACCAAATTTGTATACTTGAATTTATATGTGTGTTTCCTTTTTAATTCAAACTGACCATTTCTTTTTATTCCGAACTGATCGTCGTTTTTAACTCGTACTGATCAATATTTTTAATTCAAACCTTTTTGTACTTTCATATGACAGAAATTATTCATCTCCCCTGACCTCTTAAAGTTCAAGACTCAGGCACAAACATCCTCATCTTAGCAATTTATTTTTATTCCGAACTGATCGTGGTTTTTAACTTGTACTGATCAATATTTTAATTCAAACCTTTTGTGCTTTCATATGACAGAAATTATTCATCTCCCCTAACCTCTTAAAGTTCAAGACTCAGGCACAAACATCCTCATCTTAGCAATTTCTTTTTATTCCGAACTGATCGGCGTTTTTAACTCGTACTAATCAATATTTTTAATTCAAACCTTTTTGTACTTTCATATGAAAGAAATTATTCATCTCCCCTGACCTCTTAAAGTTCAAGACTCAGGCACAAACATCCCCATCTTAGCAATTTCTATTCTGAACTGATCGGTGTTTTTAACTCGTACTGATCAATATTTTCAATTCAAACCTTTTTGTACTTTCATATGACAGAAATTATTCATCTCCCCTGACCTCTTAAAGTTCAAGACTCAGGCACAAACATCCTCATCTTAGCAGGACAAGCTAATTCATTTGCATGCAGAGCAACAATAACAATACTCCTAATATACAAAGGGACGTCACACTGGAAAAACAATGCAACCAACGTGTTCTCTCTAGTGGCAAAATCGACAATTTTTGAACTAGCACGACATATAAACAAGAACTACATGATACACAATTTTCCATCATGCACCTGCTATCCTGAACATAAATGAAATGAGAGAAGGGTATGCTGAACATCCAAACAAGAACTTGCAATTTTTTCCATCATGCACCAAGAGGTTCTGCCTTCTCCCCCAGCCCTGAAAAAGAGCACCATCAATTTAGTTTTAAACAAATTGAAAGTTCGAACATGAGGCATGTAGATATTCAAATGATGAAAGTCACAAAAGTGAGCTATTTTTGTTTTACTTAAAATAATTcaacatgaagaagacaaatacagataaatattttttgtgcGACATTCCGAAGCAGATGTGAGTTCGACCTTTTAAACTACCTTTTTGCACAAGGAGATGATGTTATTGAACTAGCTAGGTACATTCAGTTTTACCTAGTATGGTTGGACTAGTAATGCAAGCACTGCTCCCAAGGTTTTAGAGAGATCAGTAGCCATCCAACTATGAAATGCATCCAACTATGACGTTGCGGCGGGCCGTCTGCACACACACGGTCACACTCCACCGTGCCCCAATCTCCACCTCGCTGAACTGAATGAAATTTATAAATTGAACCGAATTGAAAGAAGAATTTGGACATCATGTGTACATCAAGAAATAAACTTGAGCAGTACCAACTACTAAACAAAAAGTTTTGGTATATTGATATTAGAGATTGTACATTGATGAACTTTTTCTCCCTACAGAATCGTTAATCAAATAGATGTACTGTTCGCGAGGTTTTATCAACATGATAAGTAGTAGAAGTACCACTCTAGGTGGCAAAATAGTAGCGGCACAAAAGAAGGCCACCATCAACAGTGTGTACTACCGCGACACCTAAACTATGTGTTGGACACGCTTGCTTTACATAGTACTACAAGATTTTTATGGAAAAAAGTACTACAAGATTCGTGAACACGAGGGCATACAGAAGTTGTACTGAAGGTGTGAATTAGAGCGGCTGGAAGAGGATGCAGCAGCACACACACACCACCAGATAAGTTCTCCTATCTCCAGAACACATGTATACATACACACATCTCCATCTACAACAAACAAAACAAATTGTTGACCTCCAGAGTTTTTGCAAAGTGAATTAATTTTTGCAACCAGAGAACTTGCTACACTTAGCAAAGGTGAACTACTAATTCCCAAAAATTGCAGGATGTCTACTTCCCTGAACCAGAACTTTTGAACTTCATGTATGCTCGTATATGTTATTTCTTTTGAGTTCCCTATCAAATGATCGGTTTCAGTAGCCGAGAAAATTGGCTCAACCTCATAGCTACGAAAATGAATTTGATTGAACCTTCACACATAGAAAGTTTAAACTTCGCTCAATAGCTAAATAGTTCAACCGCATACATACAAGCAGAAAACATGCAAAATTTGGTCCTATTTAGACATATACATGAGTACAATAGATCAAGTCCCAAAACTTTTGTGTATAAGATAATTGATAGCCATGTTTCTTAGTATTTTGAAATATACATGAGTACAATAGCTCAAGCAAATAGGAAACCACGTAAGTGATGGAGAAGGCAGAGAATTAGTTCAACATCCACTAAGCAATTTAAAGTAAATAAGTAACAAAATGTAGTTGAGCTATACTGCATCACACACAAAAAACTTGAACTTTACATAATCAAACCTGCTTAGCGACGAACTCCAGCTTAAGATGTATCCTGTACCAAGACCAAGCTTAAGATGTATCCTGTACCAAGACCAATCTAGAGAACCAGAACTGCAGAAATTAGCAAATTTGAACTTTTAGTAATTCATTCCATCGGCAAAATGAATTACAAAATATTCTCTTCACAAACTATGTACATCAACAGCAAAATCGAAGCAACAACTGTAACCATATTTGGAAATCGCAGAAGCAATACATAGGTGTACTAATGCGCGGGGAATTTTAGAACTGATGTTCTATTATTTTTGACTACTGATGTCAATCTTGCTCTTCTTTTTCCCTTGCTGCTTGTTGCCTGTGCACCAAAATTGTAATAGAAAAGCACCTTAAATTAATTGATAAAAGAGGTTCCTCTATGCACAAAAGAGGGAGTATGTCCAACCTGTTGACATTGTTTAACATGGCAGTCTGCAAACTCTGTTGTGCATCTACAAATCTTCTCATACTGTATGAAGAACATGGAAAAACATATGTAATTGGACTTACAATCGGCAAGTAGATGAACTGAACTAAATACAAATACCCATTGTACTATACAGGAATAACATGGAAACACAGATGAAATCAAACTTATGATCGACACGTAGATGAACTGAAACAGAATACAAAGATACATGTAAAGAGGAAGGGGGAAGGCTAGATCTCGTCGTTGCGCCGTTGAACGGCCTCGGTTGTCGGCAATGAACAGACTGTGGTGCCGGCGGTGAACGGCATGTCTGCTGCGGGAATCGGGGGATGGGGCACGGCCTACAGAAGCAGGAGGCGGTGACCTACAGAAGGAAGAGGTCGCGACCTGACGGCAGAAGAGAATTGAAGAAATAAATATTGGGGCCTGCTCATATATCCACAAATTCAGACAccaaaactaaaataaaataatAGAACAGAAATAAGAGAATGTTAAATTTGACGTATCAGTTTTTACCATCACTTCCAAACCTTTAGTTTTTTCACTCCTATCTAATCTTGAGAAAATTCTCTAGCGGACTATTATTCTTGTCAAAAGTAATCAACATGAATGATCTCCACCAGTTACCAATTCTAGTGGAGCTCATTTGTAccttcatcatagaaaaaaagTAGACTTAATATTTCTAAGTTCTGAAGATGAACAAATGAATCGTACAAAATACTATCCAAAAATAACACTTCTCACGATACCAAAATTCTGAGCTTGCCATACAATACTTTTTTATTTTGTCATGCGGCACTCTTTGAACTTGCATAATTCATTAGTGGCAGGAAGCAGCAACTAGAAGTATATAATTGTTTTACAGCATCCTAAACCCTGAACCATATCTGTAGGAAATCTAGTCAGGGTCTCAGGAATCAACTAAATTTTCCACTCAATTCTATATTTCATCAGTACTAGTAGGACTCAACCATAAATTCAGAATTGTAGCAATGTTAAGGAAATAGCTTCAGGAGCTGCTCACGCCGGATGTGGGGTGCTCGCGCTCGTGGATGCTATCGACGCCGCCGACAGGATCCAGCCATCCACGGGAGCCCCGCTCATGGACACCGACGATGTGCTTCGGGGGATGTTTAATCTCTACCTAATTTGCCACATTTTTATTTTTTACAGCTCACTTGCAGAACAAAGAGACATATTCGGTGCCTCATTTTTTCATGGAAAAATCAAATAACATTTTTGGACGCCAGAAGAAATCTAGAGGAAAGAATCTTACCTCCATAGTGCAGTAGGTGGGCCTCCCTGCAGCAGGAGAGAGACGAGGTGCTCCATCGAACGTCACCGTGGGAACGACATGGTGGTAGCCAGATCCTGGGTGTTGCTGCAATGAACGGACCGGGTTGGTGGCGTTGAATGGCCTGGGGTGGTCCGGTACTGTGGTTATGAAGCCCCACCAGGACGAGATGCGCGGTGTGGGAGCCGGGGGAGATGGGgcgcggcggtggccggagctggTGGAGATGTGGTCGGGGCGGCGGCAGGAGCCTGGGAGGAGAGTGCGGCAGGGAAGGTCAGGGCGGCGGCGCGCatggcaggaggagtaaggaagTGCGGCCGTGGCGCGCGTgctaggaggaggaaggaggtGCGGGGGCGGCGGCACGGGTgctaggaggaggaaggaggcatGGGTGccaggaggaggaaggaggcgcgGGGACGGTAGCGCACGTGCCAGGAGGAGGAAGGAGGTGCGGGGGTGGCGGCGCGCGTGccaggaggaggaagaggagcgGGACCGGTGACACATTTGGtctggaggaggaagaagagcaagGTCGTCGGCGCTCTTGATCGGGAGAAAATGAGGAGAAGTACGGCGACGGGTGTGGGGAATCGGAGATTGGAAGGAGGTGGATCCGTCAGCGGCCAGTCACGGCGCCGCGGGCTCCCTCGCTCCGGCTACCGCCGTCGCTCGCTCGCCCGCGACGGCTGCCTCCGGCGGAAGGAGGTGGGTAGGTTGGGGTTGGTCGGGAAGTTTCTACTGTGGTATGCTCGACGGACCGATTACACGACCGCGAGGAAATAGAAAAAAACTCGTTCCCTTGGCCCACATCCCGGTCAACCCCCACCTCCCACCCCTGACCCCCAATCCCACAGCCGCCATGGCCCTCGCCGCCGGCCCGCGTCCCGCCACCAACACCCCCCAGAGCCGCAGCAGCCTCCACCGCCGGTGTGTGccctgccaccaccacctcccacCTTTCAAAGCTGGCATGGCCCCCGCTGCAAGCGCGCACCCCGCCACCACTACCTTCCACAACCGCCATGGCCCCGGTCATCGGCGCGCGCCCCACCACCACCTCCCACTTCCCACGGACCTCGTGGTCCATGCCCCATCCTCTCCTGCCCCAAGGAGTCCCTCAGACATGGTGACCGTCCTACCCGCACCCCAGCAGCGCCGTCGGGCCGTTAAACGTGTTCCCTGAACTGCCACGCGCCGCCCGTGTTCCTGCTCCTTCCCCTAACCACCGTCGAGGTCCTTCCCGGGCAAACCCCTTCTCTTCCTCCCGCTGGCAGCGGCGACCCTGCTTCTCAGTCCAAATCGAGCGCTGCTTACCATACAAGTCAAATCTCGACCATAATATTCGGTAAAACAGCCATCCTCCCCGTTCTGAATTGCCACTAGCCCTCGCCATGTTTGCCtagctccatggccatctcgtGTTGCCGCGTGCATCAGTAAGTGTGTGATGTCGCATGACACTCTTTGTTTCTAAGACATGTGTGTGCTGCTGCATCAGTTTGTGCATCAGTACAGGTGCATCAGTACATGTGTGCTGCCACATCAGTACGGAAACCCATGCTCGGACGAGCCCATGCGGGAACTGTGTCCTCCACCATGTGTGGTCGTCTCCGTCATCATTATCTTTTGTACAATGTTTTCTCGACCCCTTCGTTTCAAGCCCGTTTCTGGCTAACCACATACTTCTTGAACTGATGAGCTTGAACTATGTGAGCTGCTGGCCATTTTGTGTTACTTGAACGGCCACCCTTGCATCATCAATATCTTGATTTACTGGGAAAGGCATGTCATGTGGGGTAGTTGGAAGGGAGGGGAAGCTCGCTGCCTTGCCGTGGTTCTAGCGGGAGAGGGGCGGGATGGTGTACACAGactatataggccctggtcccgTACGTCCAAGTTTGTATCGATACTAGCAAACTCCATTGATCTACTCAGTAAATCATCCACTGCTAACTCCATTTGAAGTTTTATCAAGTTTAATTGCGATGCTCTAGCCTTGCTACTCGTTTTTTGCAGTTCTACTCATGAAACGACAGACATGCACTTTGGATGTGTGTGTTTGGTGACTCCTCTCCCGTTCTCTTTTCACGTAATGCATTCAGGACATTAGAGATTCCACAAACAAAATCATGTCACAATGGGAGAAGGAGATCAGTCCAATCACCGGCACCGCATGTGATCTCCGCCTCCATCAGCTCCACTTCGCTGGAGCAATCAGTCCAGAGGAGGAGGTGTAGCCGGTCCACCCGATCTCTGACGTTTTATTCCACCTCCAAAACATTTCTTTTTGAGTTCTATTCTTTGTCACACGTTCACTGCCATTACCTCGGTGCAAAAAGTGCCAAAAAGTTCAGTTCGGACTATACTAAATGTCCGTATTGTAGATAATGTTTGCATCGTCTTAAATTTCTGGAAACAAGCATCAGTACAAAGAATGTTAAGTACAAGAAAAATGGGTCAGCCAGTTCATCCATATGCAAACCCTCGTAACAAAATGTACCTCTAATCCAATTATGTAAGGATGTGCAACATATGTTTAAGCAAGAATTTATAACATGTTACAAAAAAAACTCCCCTCTGTTCCATAGATGATTATGTGAATTTTTTAAATATATTTTAGAAAAGAAGTGTACACAGAGTAGCTTGGCATTTGATAATTGTTTGCAACTCAGTACATTAGTTTGATGACTATGTAATT encodes:
- the LOC125551425 gene encoding uncharacterized protein LOC125551425 isoform X2, which produces MCHRSRSSSSSWHARRHPRTSFLLLARALPSPRLLPPPGTHASFLLLAPVPPPPHLLPPPSTRATAALPYSSCHARRRPDLPCRTLLPGSCRRPDHISTSSGHRRAPSPPAPTPRISSWWGFITTVPDHPRPFNATNPVRSLQQHPGSGYHHVVPTVTFDGAPRLSPAAGRPTYCTMEVEIKHPPKHIVGVHERGSRGWLDPVGGVDSIHEREHPTSGVATSSFCRSPPPASVGRAPSPDSRSRHAVHRRHHSLFIADNRGRSTAQRRDLAFPLPLYIMRRFVDAQQSLQTAMLNNVNSSGSLDWSWYRIHLKLGLGTGYILSWSSSLSRWRCVYVYMCSGDRRTYLVVCVCCCILFQPL
- the LOC125551425 gene encoding uncharacterized protein LOC125551425 isoform X1 is translated as MCHRSRSSSSSWHARRHPRTSFLLLARALPSPRLLPPPGTHASFLLLAPVPPPPHLLPPPSTRATAALPYSSCHARRRPDLPCRTLLPGSCRRPDHISTSSGHRRAPSPPAPTPRISSWWGFITTVPDHPRPFNATNPVRSLQQHPGSGYHHVVPTVTFDGAPRLSPAAGRPTYCTMEVEIKHPPKHIVGVHERGSRGWLDPVGGVDSIHEREHPTSGVATSSFCRSPPPASVGRAPSPDSRSRHAVHRRHHSLFIADNRGRSTAQRRDLAFPLPLYIMRRFVDAQQSLQTAMLNNVNSSGSLDWSWYRIHLKLGLGTGYILSWSSSLSRAGGEGRTSWCMMEKIASSCLDVQHTLLSFHLCSG